The sequence below is a genomic window from Ornithobacterium rhinotracheale.
GGCTAAGAAGGAAAGGGCGGTTACCTCTCTCACATCATAATTTCGGGTAGCGAGGTGCCACATTTTGCCCTTGCTGTGAGAGATGTACACAGTGCCACTCTCTACGGCACACACCGTGTAATTAGGATTGGTGGGCGATTGTGCAAAGGCGCGCACATTGGCTTGGTGCGTAGAGGTAGGCTCGCCCGTGTTGGAGAGCATCTGCACAGGGCCATAGTAGTGCCAGCCCGAAAAGGTGGCGTGGTAAGGCACCGTTTCGCTATCATAGATAGAGGCACTGGTGGTAGAGAGGCTTCGTCTTCTACGGATTTTGCTTTTAGGCTTTTCGTAGAAACTATTGTTAAGCTCTGCCTCAGTAGGGAATTCCACAAAGCCCTGAGCGTTAATGTAAGGCTGTACTTCCTTTCGCCATTCTAGGTATTCTTTTTCGTACACACTACGGAATTCCTTTTTTATAGGCGTGTTTTCCTCTTTGGCGTGTGCAAGCCAAGCGGATTTAGGGGGCTTTGCCTGTTTTTTTTCTTTTTTAATAAGCGCGATGGCTTCTGGGTCTAGGTCGTTAGGCGTTTGGTCTCTATAAATTCCGTACAGAGAGTCTACTACAAAGACATTGGGCTTCGGCTTGTGCATTTCTAGGTAGAAGGCTGGCACGGCCTGAGACTGCGCACGCACGCCTATGATGCCCCACAGAAGGCTGGCGCAAAGTAGGTATTTTAATATTTTCATAGATTTAAGCTAAGTTTTTTATTTATGCTGAACGAGGAGGCTCACATTGGTATCTGGGCCGCCCACTTGGTAGTTAAAGGTGAAGTTACAGCAATTGTTGTAGAAGGCTATTACCTCGGCTTTGTAGTTGCCACGAGGTAGTTTTTTGATGCTTAATAGTGGCAGATTTCCGTAATAATCGGAGATACCATCAGATAGAAAGGTGTTAGAAGCCTTGTCGATAACCTCGCTGGTATTGTCATCTAAGCGCGTGAGTTTTAGCTTAAATAAAGGGGCAAATGCAGAGCTTCTTCCCTTGAAGTTTACGGTAACATTGAAGCTCACCTCCTTTTCCTCTGGCACCGAGAAGGTGAGGCTGGCGCCAGGCACGGGCGTTTCCACCTGCGTTTGGTCCATATTGAGGGCTTGCTGTGCTTGGGTATCTGCAAAATAAGCCGTGGCGGTGCCGTTGGTAGCGGTGGCTTGCGCTAGGGGTGTCCACTTGATGCCGTCCCAGAAGTAGAATTGCCCTTCGGTCTGGTTAAAGATTAATTGCCCTTTTTCGTTTCCGCTGGGAGGGTTTTGTTTCACCCGAGGGATTAGGATTCCTGCGGAGGAGTCTGGCGTGTCGGGGTTTGTTACTTGAATGTCTAGTGTAGCTTGTGGGGTCTCGGTATTGATGCCCACTTGTGCGTGCAGCCCTGCGCTAAGCCCTGCAAGGCATAGGAATGTGTAAAGTCTATTCATTTATTGTATTTTTTTGTTTTGAGAAAAAAAGTGCGCAAAATTAAGATTTATATTTTACATAAAGTGTATTTTTAACAATGCTGCTTTTTATTTTAATGAAAAGAATTATTTTTTAGTTCAGTTGTAACATCTTTAATCGAAAGTTTTTTCCACAAAACGCTAAAAAATATGTTTATAATCTATGAGGCTTGGCGTGTAGGTTTTCAATAAAATTCCTAACTTTACGCACACAAAAATTTCGTAACAAAAATCAATTAACTTATGTCAACATTCGTAGTAGTAGGCCTTCAATGGGGCGACGAGGGAAAAGGTAAAATCACCGATGTTCTATCGGCAAAGTCTGATTATGTAGTACGCTTTCAAGGCGGAAACAATGCGGGGCACACCGTGTATGTGGGCGAGAATAAATTTGTCTTGCAACTACTGCCCTCAGGCGTGTTACAATGCCGCGGAAAATGCATCTTGGGCAACGGCGTAGTGGTGGATCCTAAAGCCTTTATGGGCGAAATCGCAAAAATAGAGGAGAAAAATATGCGTACAGACCATGTCTTCATCAGTCGCCGTGCGCATGTAATTATGCCATACCATATCTTGTATGATACCTACCGCGAGGAAGCCGCAGGCAAAAGCTCCATCGGTACCACCAAAAAGGGAATCGGGCCGTGCTATGAGGACAAAGTAGCCCGCATAGGCGTGCGTATGATTGATTTGCTAAACCCTGAAATTTTAAAAGAAAAATTAAAGAAAAACATTGAAACCAAAAATGCCATCTTTGAGAAATTGTACAATAAGCCAGGCTTAGACTTCGAGGCGGTGTACCAAGAATACCTAGCCATAGGCGAGCAATTAAAAGAGCGCATCGTAGATACAGAACTTGAACTAAACCAAGCCATCGACCGCGGAGACAATGTCCTATTTGAAGGCGCACAAGCCCTAATGCTCGACATAGATTTTGGTACCTATCCCTATGTTACCTCCTCATCGCCCACCACAGGCGGCGTGTGCGTGGGGGCAGGCGTTCCGCCGACCAAGCTGCAACACCTCATCGGGGTGGCAAAAGCCTACTGCACACGCGTAGGAAACGGACCCTTTGTGAGCGAAGACTTTGGCGAAGCAGGCGCTACAATGGCAAAAGTAGGCAACGAATTCGGTGCCGTAACGGGCAGACCAAGAAGATGCGGGTGGCTCGACTTAGTAGCACTTCGCCACGCTTGTATGATTAATGGTACCACGCATTTAGTCATCACCAAATTAGATGTATTGCAAGGTTTTGATAAAATCAAAGTCTGCACTGCTTATGAAACCGAAGACGGCCAAATCATAGATTACTTTACCTCATCTACCACCAAATTGGCCCAATACAAGCCCGTGTATACCGAGCTTGATGGCTTTCACGAAGACATCACACAAGCCAGTAGATTTGAGGATTTGCCAGAAACTGCCCAAAAATACATTCACTTCATTGAGGAATATTTAGGCATTGAGGTATACCTCGTTTCAGTAGGGCCAGAGAGAAGCCAAAACATCATTAGAAAAGAATTGTTTTAAATCACTTAAAAACACACAATGAGCCAACAAAACGAAATTTACCAAAACCCGCTCGCATCACGCTATGCATCAAGAGAAATGCTATACAACTTTTCGCCCGACAAGAAGTTTGGAACTTGGCGAAAACTATGGATAGCCCTCGCCGAAATCCAAAAAGAATTAGGCTTAGACATTGCCCAAGAGCAAATCGATGAGCTAAAAGCCCAAGCCGAAAACATAGATTACGAAAAAGCAGCCGCTTATGAAAAGAAATTCCGCCACGATGTTATGGCGCATGTTCACACCTTTGGCGATGCTGCTCCCAAGGCCAAAGCCATCATTCACCTAGGCGCCACCTCTGCCTTTGTGGGCGATAACACGGATTTAATTCAGATTAAAGATGCCTTAGCCATCGTGCGAGAGAAACTAGTGAATGTGATTGCTGGGCTAAGCAAATTTGCCTTGCAATACAAAGACTTGCCCACCTTAGGCTTCACCCACTTTCAGCCCGCGCAGCTCACCACAGTGGGCAAGAGAGCCACGCTGTGGCTACAAAGCGTGCTATTAGATTTTGAGGAATTAGAATTCCGAATCAATACCCTTAGATTTCGCGGCGTAAAAGGCACTACGGGCACGGCAGCAAGTTTCAA
It includes:
- a CDS encoding adenylosuccinate synthase, with product MSTFVVVGLQWGDEGKGKITDVLSAKSDYVVRFQGGNNAGHTVYVGENKFVLQLLPSGVLQCRGKCILGNGVVVDPKAFMGEIAKIEEKNMRTDHVFISRRAHVIMPYHILYDTYREEAAGKSSIGTTKKGIGPCYEDKVARIGVRMIDLLNPEILKEKLKKNIETKNAIFEKLYNKPGLDFEAVYQEYLAIGEQLKERIVDTELELNQAIDRGDNVLFEGAQALMLDIDFGTYPYVTSSSPTTGGVCVGAGVPPTKLQHLIGVAKAYCTRVGNGPFVSEDFGEAGATMAKVGNEFGAVTGRPRRCGWLDLVALRHACMINGTTHLVITKLDVLQGFDKIKVCTAYETEDGQIIDYFTSSTTKLAQYKPVYTELDGFHEDITQASRFEDLPETAQKYIHFIEEYLGIEVYLVSVGPERSQNIIRKELF